In the Elizabethkingia bruuniana genome, TAGTAAATTTGGTGTAGGTTTTTCTTACAGATTAGGTTACTATCAGATGCCGGCATTCAAAGACAATATTGGGTTCCAAATCAAATTAAATGCCTTTTAGAAAATTTCTTTTTACAGTTTACAATATGATTAAAATAACAGATTGTTTATTTTTGTAAAAACATTTATTGACCCTATGTCCGAAAACATTCAACAAAAGATAGAAGAGCTAAGAGAGGAGCTTCATCAGCATAATTACAATTACTATATTCTGGATGAACCTTCTATCTCGGATTTTGAATTCGACGCAAAACTGAAGGAACTTCAGGATCTGGAAGCTCAGTATCCTGAATTCAATGATCCTAACTCACCTACTTTACGAGTTGGCGGCGGGGTTACCAAAAACTTTCCCACTGTACAACACCAGTTCAGAATGTACTCACTGGATAATTCCTATGACTTCAATGATCTGGAAGATTGGGAGAAACGGATAATAAAAACCATTGATGAGCCTGTAGAGTTTGTTGCAGAACTAAAATATGATGGTGCTTCTATTTCCATTCTTTATGAAAATGGAAAACTTATTCAGGCAGTAACCCGTGGAGACGGATTCCAAGGAGATGAAATTACAAGTAATGTAAGAACTATTTCCGATGTTCCGTTAAAGTTAAAAGGTGAATTCCCTGAACATTTCTATATGCGTGGAGAAATTTATCTTACCCGAAAAAACTTCGACAAACTCAATGCACTGCGTGAGGAAGAGGGGCTTGACCCTTTTATGAATCCACGAAATACAGCCAGCGGAAGCCTTAAAATGCAGGATTCCGGTGAGGTAAGAAAACGTGGACTTTCTGCAGTATTATATCAATATATCGCTGAAAATTTCCCTGCAGAAACCCACTGGGATTTATTGGCAAATGCAAAGCAATGGGGCTTCCGGGTTTCCGAAGATCAGGCTAAATTATGCAGAACCTTGGATGATGTAAAAAATTTCATCAATTACTGGGATCAGGAAAGACATAACCTGCCTTTTGAAATTGATGGTATTGTAATAAAGGTAAACTCCCTAAAACATCAGCGTGAACTTGGTTATACTGCCAAATCACCACGTTGGGCTATGGCCTATAAGTTTAAGGCAGAGAAAGTCGAAACTGAGCTTCTGAGCGTTTCTTATCAGGTTGGAAGAACTGGCGCTATTACCCCTGTAGCCAATCTTCGTCCGGTTCTATTAGCCGGAACAACTGTAAAACGTGCATCACTACATAATGAGGATATTATCAAAAAATTAGATCTTCATGAAAACGACTTCGTTTATGTAGAAAAAGGTGGTGAAATCATTCCTAAAATTGTAGGTGTCAATACTGAAAAAAGAACATCTGAAAGTAAAGAAATAGAATACATAAAGCACTGTCCGGAATGTGGGACTGAGCTTGTAAAAATAGAAGATCAGGCAATACATTTTTGTCCTAACGAACTGCATTGCCCGCCACAGGTAGTTGGCAGAATGATCCACTATGTTTCCCGTAAAGCTCTGAATATAGAAAATCTGGGTGGTGAAACTATCGAACAGCTTTACCGTGAAAAGTTAATTGAAAATCCGGCTGATCTTTATACACTAACCAAGGAACAATTACTTCCATTAGATCGTATGGCTGAGAAATCTGCACAAAACATTCTGGATGGTGTGGAAAAATCAAAAGAAATACCTTTTGAAAAAGTATTGTACGGAATAGGTATCAAGCATGTGGGGGAAACAGTTGCTAAAAAGCTGGTGAAAAACTTCCCAACAATAGAGGAATTAAAAAATGCGACAGAAGAAGAGCTTTGCCAGGTAGAAGATATCGGTGCAAAAATAGCTGTAAGTATCACTGAATTCTTTGCGAATCAGGAAAACCTTTTGATGATAGAACGTCTGAAAAACTATGGTGTACAATTGGAAAAAGGGGAAAATACCAATGACGTAATCAGCAATGTTCTGGACGGAAAAACGTTTCTTTTTACCGGAAAATTATCTCTTTTCACCAGAGAGCAGGCTGAAGAAATGGTAGAAAAACATGGTGGTAAAAATATTTCTGCTGTGTCTAAAAACCTAAACTATCTGATTGTTGGAGAAAAGGCCGGAAGCAAGCTGAAAAAAGCTCAGGATATCGGAACTATTACGATTCTGGATGAACAACAGTTTTTAGATCTTGTTAATAGCTAAGAGCCGTTCATTTATAAAATTCACGCCTCACAGATTTTAAATATCTGTGAGGCGTTTTTTATTATTTTTTAGGCAGTTGTACTGCGATCTCATAAAGTTTCCCAGCCATTAGGAATTTAATTCTCTCTCTTGTTGTTACAGTATTAATACTACCATCCCTCAGAATAATAATTCTGTCCCCAGGCGCTATATTCTGATCGGCAAGCCAGTCTTCCGGAGCTACATCATTTTCTTTACGTTTCATAGCTTCCAGAATATCTTCCGCCAGCTCCTGAAAACGTTCATCATGAGAATATAAAATTTCATACTCAGCAGGAAGTTTCACTCTGAATACAGCACGGTTATCAATTAGCTTCGCAAAATCATCGAATAACGGATTATCTGCACCGTCTGTAAATCCTATTTCTACAAGATCTCCCTGATGCTCCTGAGCATATTGTTCTGCATCCTCGAAAGTTTCAAAGTTTAAGATCAGCTTATAATTATCAAAAGAGTATTCTTGCAGTCTTTTTTTAGTATTTTCCATAATCAGGTTTTTATTTGTCTATATACAATTTATAAAAAACTGATTATTAATCAATTATAAAATAGTTGTTTTAACAAAAATTTAAAATTTATCCTTAAATTTGTTATAACATCAAAAATCTAATTATTAATCCGGTGAATACGCAAAGAATAGAAAATATCCTCGACAATAAAAAGATTCCCATTACTTCTATGCGGATGCTGGTTCTGGATGCTTTTCTAGAGGCTCCACAAGCTCTTTCGCTGTCCGATTTGGAGGAAAAACTAGTACAGTCTGATCGTAGTACTTTATACCGCACCCTGAAAACTTTTGAAAAGAAAGGTCTTATTCATGGTATTCAGGAGCATAATACGACACAATATCTCTTATGTAGTGATGACTGTAATGAAGAAATCCACCATGACTATCACCTGCATTTTTACTGTACAGAGTGCAAACAAACGACTTGTCTGGAAGAAGTAAGCTTTAACAATGTTCCTTTTCCGGATGACTATCTGGTAAAAGAGTTAAAGTTTCTGGCCACAGGTATTTGTAAAGAATGTCGTGAAACTATTCAATAACCTGTTATTTTAATCTTCTCATAGGAAAAGTCTGGTGACGTACATTTCCGTTTTTAACGCCTGAAATTTCTGCAACCAGTGAATCAGCATTTACTTTTGTATAAGAAACAGATTGTGGAAAATCATGTTCTGGATTTCCAAAAACCATTTTATGGTCTGTAATGGTATAAGCTTTAAAACTAACCGGTTCACCATTATTCTGATTTCTTACTGTAGGAATGTAATATAAATTTTCCCCTTCTTGCTTTAACTGTACCATTTCGAATATAATAGTATCTGCGCCTTTAACAGCATAGCTCTTTCCCGCCAACTCATTTTCGTTTATTTTCTTCCAGGATTCATAAACACTTCCACGAGAGGTTTTATTCTCCCAGGTACCAATAAGCCACATAGCATTATCAATTGGCTTCACAGAGTAATGAGCCCAGCTGCTCACAATAGATACTACAATAATTGCAGACAAAAATATTTTTACAGACTTCGTTTTCATACCAATGATTCTTATTTCAAATATACAGAAACCACACTTCACCTTTATAACCAAAAACCTTAATCTGCTAATAATCTCTTTTTATCGTTTAATAAGATGATTTCATCGGTAGCTTTCGATATCCGTACGGGATAAAAATACCTTTGAAAAAAATCAAAAACTATGTCATTATTTACACCTTTTATCTGGATCTTAATTCTTCTTCCGGTTATCATTTCAGCTTTTATAAAATCTAAAAACAGAAATACTAAATACCTACTCTACTTTCTGCTTTACTTCTTTGCAGATTCATATCTTCAGATATTAGGAAGGCAGTATATCAATTTGGAATTCATAGGATTAAAGTTTGCATGGATTACTAAACTTATAAGCCTCTCCATTGCCCTAGCTTTTATATTGTCGGTGTCCAAAAGTGAGCAGGAAGCAATTGGATTCACGACCAAAACCAACAGTAAAAAACAATTGCGATATGGTATTCTGGTATTTTTAGGCTTTACTCTTTTCGATATTATATTCAAATTGATCTTATTCCCTAAAGGAGCTTCTTTTGATGCTGAAACTTTTATCTTTCAGGCGACCATGCCTGGTCTGAGTGAAGAAATATTATTCAGAGGGATATTCTTATGGATTTTGGAAAAAGCTTTTCCTCCTCAATGGAATTTCAAAGGTATTAAGTTTGGCTGGGGCTTTATTATTATAACTATTTTATTTGCAGTGATGCATGGTGTTGTACTAACTGATACACATCAACTGAAAACAGATATTATCACGATTGTTTACCTTGCTTTAATCTCCTCTCTTAGCGTTGGCATTTTGCGAAAGTTCTCCGGCAATCTTATTTTTCCTGTATTGGGTCATAATTTGATCAACACCATCAATGTCATTATAAGAATTCTATAATACTAATCTGCAAAAGCAACTTCAAAAAACTATCTTTGAAGTTGCTTTTAAATATGCAAAAAACTAAATATACCAGTGTCTAATAATTACTTTTCGGATAAAATTGCCACATTCGACTTTGACCAGTTTTATACTAAAAAAAGAAGAATTTTATTCCATAGTATTATGTGGTTGCTTTTTGCCACATTTTTACTGCTTAGCTATATTCTGGCTTATGATATTCCACCACTTCATAGCCTGATTCTAACCCTGCGTATGACGATTTGCAATATGGCAGTTTTTTATACTTTTTTCTATATTCTTTTACCCAGAATCTTTGAAGGCGGAAAAATAAAGGCCACTGTATTATTACTTCTTAGTATTCCTTTCTGTATATACTTGTGGATGGCTATCACCTACTTTACTACATTGGTCTACAATAATTTTGGATTCGATATACCTACAGGTGAACTAAAAGGTGTTATTTCTAAAGCGGCTGAACAAAGTTTTGCACAAGCCCTATCTTTCAGAAGAGTTTTATCTCAGATTATTATTGTCATCTCACTCTTATCGCCCTTCTTTTTTGTCAAAATTCTTTTCGAAATTTTCAGAATGTACAACAGAACATTAAAGCTACAACAACAGAAAATGGAAGTGGAAATTCAGAATATTAATATGGAAAAGAATTTCCTGAAAGCTCAGCTCAATCCACATTTTCTTTTTAATACTCTAAATAATCTATACAGTCTGGCTATAAAAAAAGACAATCAGACTCCGGAAGTTATTCTTAATCTTTCTGAGATGATGAGCTACACTTTATATGAATCAAATACTGAAAAAGTTTCTCTGGATAAAGAACTAGACTTTATCAAAAATTATTTTGAGTTAGAAAAAATGCGCTATCCTACGGATAAAAATATTCAGATAAATATTTCTAATGAAGGCTGTACTTCAGATTTATATATAGCACCTTTGCTCACGTTCAGCTGTATAGAAAATGCCTTTAAATACGGGCTAAAAAGTACAGAAGAACAATTTATTCTTTTAGATATAAAGACTGAAAACAACACATTTTATTTCCAATTGGAAAACGATGTAGAAAGAATAAACCAGGATCAATCTGTTGGCGGAATCGGGCTGGAAAATATGCGAAAACGTTTAGTGTTATTGTATCCTGAACAGCATGAATTACAAATAGAAAATACCGGGAACAGATTTAAAGTAACTTTAAAAATAGTTTTAGAAAACTGATGGAAAAATTACATTGCATAATTATAGATGATGAACCACTTGGTAGAGATGTTATAGAGACTTTTGTACAAGAAGTTCCATTTCTTAGTTTAACAAAGTCCTTTGGAGATCCCACAGAAGCTCTGATCTATCTTCAGAATAATACTGTAGATATTATTTTCAGTGACGTTCAGATGCCTAAAATCAACGGAATGGAGCTTGTAAAATCACTATCAAATCCACCCATCATTATTTTTATTACAGCCCATCGTGATTTTGCGCTGGATGGCTTTGATAACGGAGCCACAGACTACCTTGTAAAACCGGTACGTTTTGATCGTTTTCTGAAAGCCATTAACAGAGCCAAAGATTATATCGCTCTAAAGCAGATTCCTTCAATCCAACAAGTCAATCCGGATAGAATATTTATAAAATCTGAAGGCAAACTCATTAAAATATTGCTGAGTGAAATCCTGTATGTTGAGGCTCAGGGTGACTATCTAAAAATTGTAATAGATTCTGCAACCTACACTACACAGGCAACCTTAAAATCCATGGAAGAAATTCTGACCTTACCCGGTTTCTTTCGTGTGCAGCGTTCATTTATATTGAATACAGAAGCTATAAGAAGTGTAAACGCTAATATGGTAGAACTTATCAATGGAAAAACAATATCAATAGCGCTGAATAAAAAAGATGAACTATTCAGTCTGTTAGGCATAAAATAGAACTTTGCAATAGGGTTGCATGCTTCCCCGCATTATCTTTGATAAAAATTAAAAGTTATGAGTTCAAATAGCGACTGCTGCAGCACAAAACCGCAGCAACAACACAATCATCAGCACAACGGGGATGGACATGATCACGATCATGGTCACGACCATTCTCATGATAATAGCGAGAAAACAAACTTCCAGTTATTTTTGCCAGCTGTGATTTCCTTCGTTCTGCTTATGGTAGGAATCGCATTGGACAATTATATAAAACCTGAATGGTTCAAAGGCTGGGTAAGAATTGTATTATATGTAGCAGCATATATTCCGGTAGGGCTTCCGGTACTAAAAGATGCAATAAACAGCATTAGATACAGCGATTTTTTTTCAGAGTTCTTTCTGATGAGTATTGCAACTCTTGGTGCTTTTGCTATCGGAGAATATCCTGAAGGCGTTGCCGTAATGCTTTTCTATTCTGTAGGCGAAGTATTCCAAACGATGGCTGTACAGAGAGCCAAAAAGAATATTAAAGGACTATTGGATCAGAGACCGGATGAAATTACGATTCTGGAAAACAATATTCCTAAGACTATTAAAGCCGAAACTGCACAGGTTGGGCAGATTATTCAGCTAAAACCAGGTGAAAAATTGGCATTGGACGGGGAACTGATTTCAGAAAGCGCATCTTTTAATACCGCTGCACTAACGGGTGAAAGTAAACCAGATACTAAAAGAAAAGGCGAAGCTGTACTTGCGGGAATGATCAATCTTAATTCGGTCTCTCAGGTACTGATTCAGAAAGAATATAAAGACAGTAAACTTTCCAAAATTCTGGAACTGGTACAAAATGCCACTTCTCAAAAAGCACCAACAGAATTGTTTATCCGGAAATTTGCTAAAGTATATACTCCAATTGTTGTCGTATTGGCTATTGCGATCTGTCTTTTACCTTACTTCTTTGTACAGCAATATGAATTCAGAGACTGGTTATACCGCGCATTGATATTCCTGGTTATTTCATGTCCTTGTGCCTTGGTTATTTCTATTCCTTTGGGATATTTCGGCGGAATTGGTGCCGGAAGTAAAAACGGAATCCTGTTTAAAGGTAGTAACTTCCTGGATGCATTAGCCAATATTCAGAATGTGGTAATGGACAAAACCGGAACAATGACAGAAGGTGTATTCAAAGTACAAACTGCAAATATTGAAAACGGATTTGATAAAGATGAGATTCTGAAATATCTGAATGTTATTGAAAGTAAATCTACACACCCTATTGCAACTGCTGTACATGAATATGTTGGTGAAGTAGACCATTCCGTAGTATTAGAAAATGCAGAAGAGATTCCGGGACACGGATTGAAATCTACAATCAACGGAAAAGATTTCCTTGCCGGTAACTTCAAGCTAATGGATAAATTCAATATCCAGTATCAGGTTAATCACTCTGCAATTTCCGATACATTAATCGCTATCGCTTACGGAGGACAGTTTGCAGGTTATCTGAGTATTTCGGACCAGATAAAGCCAGATGCAATAAAAGCTGTTACAGAACTTAAAAAACTCAATATAAAAACAACTATGTTGAGTGGTGATAAAACAGCCGTAGTAAAAGAAGTAGCACAAAAGATAGGAATTGAAAATGCTTTTGGCGATCTTTTACCTGAAGATAAAGTTGAGAAAGTAAAAGCCATAAAAGCACAAAATGAAACAGTTGCCTTCATCGGAGATGGAGTAAACGATGCTCCGGTTGTTGCCCTAAGTGATGTCGGAATGGCGATGGGCGGATTAGGCAGCGATGCTACAATTGAAACGGCAGACGTTGTTATTCAGGATGATCAACCTTCAAAAATTCCTACAGCCATCAGAATAGGAAAAGAGACTAAGAAAATCGTATGGCAGAATATTATACTGGCATTTGCCGTAAAAGCTATCGTACTTGTTCTTGGAGCAGGAGGTTTAGCTACTATGTGGGAGGCGGTATTCGCTGATGTTGGTGTAGCGCTGTTAGCTATTCTAAATGCAGTAAGAATCCAGAGAATGAATTTTTAAAATTAACATCAATAGAAAACGCCAGAAAATATTTTCTGGCGTTTTTTTATATCTAAGTACTTAAAAATATTTTTTATAAATTTGATTACCAAACAGATAACATTTTTTTAATTAAAAATGTAAGATTTGGAAAATAATTTAGATACCGATTTTCATAAAAGATTAATTGATTTTATTAAAAATACAAATCATATTTTTTTCACTACGCATACTAAAGTGTGTTACTCTATAATAGAAAGAATACACAGAAGAGTTTTAGATGGGTATGGCACTAAATTTGGGCCTATAAAAGTAGATCAAAAGACTAATCTTATTGTAGATGGAAATCACAGATATATTGCTTATAAATTAGCTAATTTCGATTTTGAGACTATTCCATGGAATAAAAACTATAGTGATTTATATAATAATATCAACGATTTCATAATAGTCATAAATGAAGATTGGGACATGAATAGTGAAAAAAACAGAAAATATTGTAGTGATGATTTTCTTAAAGATTTATAAATATTCAATATGAAACTTTTTTTAGACATTGACGGTGTAATGGTTCATGCCAATCCACATAAACAAGTGGAGATGGAAGATGATGGATTCTATAAATTCAATCATAAGGCTGTTGATGCCCTAAATTCAGTTGATCACACCAATATTGAATTAGTCCTTTCAACTTCCCATAGATTTAGATTTAACCTCAGCCAATGGAAACATATCTTTAATAAAAGAGGAATCAAATTTGATAAAATATCTATTATAAATCAAGATTTAAACCATAAATACTCCAGAAAAACAGAGATAGAAAAATGGATTACAGATCATCATATCAATTCGAATGATGTTATTATTATTGATGATGATAAATCATTAAATGGTCTACCAGAAAGTTTAAAAACGAGATTAATTCTAACTGATCCTTATATCGGATTAATCGATTCTAAGGAATTAAAAAGAATTTTGACCGAGAAATAAATCAATATAAATAGTCAGAAGCAGGTTTCTGACTATTTTTTATATTTTGAATTACTTCTTCTGTTTTTCGATGCCGAATAATACGTAAGTTTGCATCTCAATTCTATCATATGCCGGGAACTATCCTCATCATTGACGACGAGCTGAAACTTCTGAAACTTCTGGGAATGATTCTTTCTCAGGAAAAATTCAGTGTAAAAGAAGCTTCGACTGCAAGATCAGCTATGACCATGCTGGAGCAGCACGATTTTGATGTTGTCCTGAGTGATGTCCGGCTTCCTGATGCATTTGGTGTAGAATTGGTAAAAGCCATTAAAACTAAGTATCCTGAAAAAGAAGTTATTTTGATGACTGCTTTTGGAAATATTTCTGATGCTGTGCAGGCAATGAAAAACGGTGCATACGATTATCTTGTAAAGGGAGATGATAACGAAAAAATTATTCCTCTTGTATACAGAGCGCTGGAAAAAGCAAAAGATAACAGATCCCATAATACAATTCCAGTATGTAAATTAAAAGGATTGGATCAGATCCTGGGAACTGCAGAATCTATTCTTCAGGCGAAAAAATTGGCGGAACGAGTTGCCCATACAGATGCTACCGTATTACTAACCGGGGAAACAGGAACCGGGAAAGAAGTATTTGCCCATGCTATCCATGAAACAGGAAGCCGAAGCAATAAAAACTTTGTTGCAATCAACTGTTCTGCTTTCAGCAAAGAGATTTTGGAGAGCGAACTGTTCGGACATAAACAAGGATCCTTCACCGGAGCTGTAAGAGACAAAAAGGGATTGGTAGAAGAAGCCAATGACGGCACATTATTTCTGGATGAGATTGGAGAAATGCCAATGGATCTACAGGCGAAATTGCTACGCGTACTGGAGACTGGAGAATTTATTAAAATGGGAGAAACGAAAGTATCGACCTCTAACTTCCGTCTTATCGCTGCTACCAACAGAACCCTTTTGGAAGAAGTAAAACAGGGAAATTTCAGAGAAGATTTATACTTCAGACTTAATGTCTTTGAAATTCATTTGCCGGCATTGCGTGAAAGAAAGGAAGACCTGAAAATTTTGGCCAAAAACTTTATCGATGTCTTCAGTAAAAAAATGAATCTGATTTCAAAAGTTCAGGTTTCCGAAGATTATTATAAAACCTTAAAGAAAAATAACTGGCAGGGAAATATTCGTGAGCTTAGAAACACTGTTGAAAGAAGTCTTATTCTGATGAATAACAATATTCTGGATGCCGACAGCCTTCCTCTATATTCAGAACAAACTTCTGCAGAAACAGATTCATTGAGTATTAAGACTCTTGAAAAAGAACACATCCAGAAAGTATTACAATATACCAAAGGTAATAAAGCTGAAGCTGCACGACTTTTAGAAATCGGTATAGCAACATTATATCGTAAGCTAGAGGAATACCAATTGAGATAAGGAATTCTATTTATTATTATATATAAGACACCCCATAACTTATGAAAGTTATGGGGTGTCTTATTTTAACAAACCTATTCCCTATTTATCATTTTGGATAATGAGCCTATCATTTTGATAAGGTTTTCTCTGTGAACAGTATGTCCGAAAAACACACAACTCATTACACAACAATACTTTAAGAACATTCATAGTGAATTGGAACTGGTTTTGGCATATATCGTTCAGATAAAAATTATGAAAAATGACAACTTTAAAAAAAACCAGTCAGAAGCCCAGCCAGTCTTCTTATACCTGGTTACTGACGTTTCTGGCAGCACTCGTGGTCTTAACCTTAATTATTAGAATAGTATGATGCTTTTAGTCCTTTTATTACTCAGTATTGTTTTGTTCTGGCTTTTGTATAAAACAGTTCAATTTTTTGATAAAATATAACATATCATGTGGAGTTTATTCATCCTTTCCGTTCTGGCATTCATTTACATCTGTTATGTGCTTATGAAGCCTGAAAAATTTTAAATTATTATGAATACAGAAATTTTAGGCATTATTGCCATGTTTGTTCTAACCTTAATCATAGGTCTTTTCTTAGGAAAATATATTGCCCGTGTATATGGTTATGAGAAAACCTTTTTAGACCCGGTTTTTAATCCTGTTGAAAAGTTATTTTTCAAAATATCAGGAATAAATCCCAATCGCCAGATGAACTGGAAGCAAAATATGTATGCCATGCTTACCATTAATCTGATTTGGTTTGTTATCGGGTTCATCCTCCTGCAAACCCAACAATGGCTGCCTCTGAATCCGGACAACAATCCTAATATGTCACCGGATTTAGCTTTTAATACAACAATATCTTTTCTTGTTAACTGTAACCTTCAGCATTACTCAGGTGAAACCGGGGTCAGTTATCTCAGTCAGCTTTTTCTGATGTTTCTTCAGTTTGTAACAGCTGCAACCGGAATGGCGGCTATGGCTGTACTATTTAAAGCTTTCAAAGAAAAAACAACTACAGAATTAGGAAACTTCTACGATTATTTCATGAAATCCATGACCCGGATCCTGATTCCTATTTCCATTATTGTAGCATTTATTCTTTCTGCAAACGGAAGCCCAATGACTTTCGAAGGAAAAGATCATATTACAACGCTTGAAGGACAAAAATCAGACGTTTCAAGAGGTCCTGTAGCTGCATTTGTTGCTATTAAACACCTAGGTACTAATGGTGGCGGCTTTTTCGGTACTAACTCTGCCCACCCCTTAGAAAATCCTAATTACGTTACCAATATTACGGAAATGGCTACTCAGATGATCATTCCGTTTGCGTTAGTATTTGCATTGGGCTTTTATCTTAAAAGAAAAAAATTATCCCGGATTATATTTACAGTAATGACTGTAGGCTTTCTTGCATTAGCAATTCCTAATGTAATCAATGAGACTTCCGGAAATCCACTCATTACTCAGATGGGTGCAGATAGCAGTCTTGGTGCTATGGAGGGCAAAGAAATTCGCTTTGGCAGTGCTTCTTCAGGTTACTGGAGCATTGCAACTACTGTAATCTCTACCGGATCTGTAAACTCTATGCACGACAGTACCATGCCTCTTTCCGGAATGAATGAACTTCTGGCAATGATGATTAACTGCTTTTATGGAGGTTGTGGTGTTGGAATTCTTAATTACTTCATCTTCATTATTCTGGCAGTATTTATCAGCGGGCTAATGGTCGGAAGAACTCCGGAGTTCTTGGGTAAAAAGATTGAAGCTAAAGAAATGAAAATCGCTATGATTGTAGCATTATTCCACCCGTTTCTTATTCTTGCAGGAACTGCACTTACAGCCTATCTGCCGGAATTTGGTACAAAGACATTAAACAATCCGGGCTTCCATGGCTTCAGCGAAATGCTGTATGAATTCACTTCTTCTTCAGCAAACAACGGATCAGGTTTTGAAGGTCTGGGAGACAATACACCATGGTGGAATATTTCCACAGGGATTGTCCTTCTTCTTTCAAGATTTATCCCGATTATAGGCCCTATTGCCATTGCAGGATGTCTGGCCGAGAAAAAATTCATTCCTGAGGGGTCCGGAACACTAAAAACTGACACATTAACTTTTGGATTCATGACGCTTGCTGTCATCATATTAATTGCTGCACTATCCTTCTTCCCTTCTCTTACACTGGGACCAATCGCAGAACAGCTTCAATATTTTTCCAAATAACAGAACATTTTTAACATTAAAAAAAATGAAAAATCAATCTCAAACATTATTTCAAAAAGATTTGGTAAACGAAGCGGTGAAACAATCTTTCGTAAAACTGAATCCGAAAATTATGTTTAAAAATCCGGTGATGTTTCTTGTAGAAATTGGTACAGTAGTTATGCTTATTGTATCATTATTCAGCCTTGCAGGAAATACAAGCCAGGGAAGCTTTGCTTATAACTTTTTAGTTTTTATTATATTATTTTTCACTGTTCTTTTCGCCAACTTCGCTGAAGCAATCGCTGAAGCCAGAGGCAAAGCACAGGCCGATTCTCTTCGAAAAACCCGTGAAGAAACTCCTGCAAAAGTTATTACAAAAAACCAGCCGGGATTTCAGATAGAAACCACATTGAAAAGATCTGCGGAAATGCAATTGGGAGATATCTTCTTATGTAAAGCCGGAGATCAGATTCCAATGGATGGTGAGATTATTGAAGGGTTGGCTACTATTGATGAGTCAGCCATTACCGGAGAAAGCGCTCCTGTTATCCGTGAAGCCGGAGGCGACAAAAGCTCTGTAACCGGAGGTACAAAAGTACT is a window encoding:
- a CDS encoding heavy metal translocating P-type ATPase, with the translated sequence MSSNSDCCSTKPQQQHNHQHNGDGHDHDHGHDHSHDNSEKTNFQLFLPAVISFVLLMVGIALDNYIKPEWFKGWVRIVLYVAAYIPVGLPVLKDAINSIRYSDFFSEFFLMSIATLGAFAIGEYPEGVAVMLFYSVGEVFQTMAVQRAKKNIKGLLDQRPDEITILENNIPKTIKAETAQVGQIIQLKPGEKLALDGELISESASFNTAALTGESKPDTKRKGEAVLAGMINLNSVSQVLIQKEYKDSKLSKILELVQNATSQKAPTELFIRKFAKVYTPIVVVLAIAICLLPYFFVQQYEFRDWLYRALIFLVISCPCALVISIPLGYFGGIGAGSKNGILFKGSNFLDALANIQNVVMDKTGTMTEGVFKVQTANIENGFDKDEILKYLNVIESKSTHPIATAVHEYVGEVDHSVVLENAEEIPGHGLKSTINGKDFLAGNFKLMDKFNIQYQVNHSAISDTLIAIAYGGQFAGYLSISDQIKPDAIKAVTELKKLNIKTTMLSGDKTAVVKEVAQKIGIENAFGDLLPEDKVEKVKAIKAQNETVAFIGDGVNDAPVVALSDVGMAMGGLGSDATIETADVVIQDDQPSKIPTAIRIGKETKKIVWQNIILAFAVKAIVLVLGAGGLATMWEAVFADVGVALLAILNAVRIQRMNF
- a CDS encoding HAD domain-containing protein, which translates into the protein MKLFLDIDGVMVHANPHKQVEMEDDGFYKFNHKAVDALNSVDHTNIELVLSTSHRFRFNLSQWKHIFNKRGIKFDKISIINQDLNHKYSRKTEIEKWITDHHINSNDVIIIDDDKSLNGLPESLKTRLILTDPYIGLIDSKELKRILTEK
- a CDS encoding sigma-54-dependent transcriptional regulator; protein product: MPGTILIIDDELKLLKLLGMILSQEKFSVKEASTARSAMTMLEQHDFDVVLSDVRLPDAFGVELVKAIKTKYPEKEVILMTAFGNISDAVQAMKNGAYDYLVKGDDNEKIIPLVYRALEKAKDNRSHNTIPVCKLKGLDQILGTAESILQAKKLAERVAHTDATVLLTGETGTGKEVFAHAIHETGSRSNKNFVAINCSAFSKEILESELFGHKQGSFTGAVRDKKGLVEEANDGTLFLDEIGEMPMDLQAKLLRVLETGEFIKMGETKVSTSNFRLIAATNRTLLEEVKQGNFREDLYFRLNVFEIHLPALRERKEDLKILAKNFIDVFSKKMNLISKVQVSEDYYKTLKKNNWQGNIRELRNTVERSLILMNNNILDADSLPLYSEQTSAETDSLSIKTLEKEHIQKVLQYTKGNKAEAARLLEIGIATLYRKLEEYQLR
- a CDS encoding potassium-transporting ATPase subunit F, which translates into the protein MWSLFILSVLAFIYICYVLMKPEKF
- the kdpA gene encoding potassium-transporting ATPase subunit KdpA, whose amino-acid sequence is MNTEILGIIAMFVLTLIIGLFLGKYIARVYGYEKTFLDPVFNPVEKLFFKISGINPNRQMNWKQNMYAMLTINLIWFVIGFILLQTQQWLPLNPDNNPNMSPDLAFNTTISFLVNCNLQHYSGETGVSYLSQLFLMFLQFVTAATGMAAMAVLFKAFKEKTTTELGNFYDYFMKSMTRILIPISIIVAFILSANGSPMTFEGKDHITTLEGQKSDVSRGPVAAFVAIKHLGTNGGGFFGTNSAHPLENPNYVTNITEMATQMIIPFALVFALGFYLKRKKLSRIIFTVMTVGFLALAIPNVINETSGNPLITQMGADSSLGAMEGKEIRFGSASSGYWSIATTVISTGSVNSMHDSTMPLSGMNELLAMMINCFYGGCGVGILNYFIFIILAVFISGLMVGRTPEFLGKKIEAKEMKIAMIVALFHPFLILAGTALTAYLPEFGTKTLNNPGFHGFSEMLYEFTSSSANNGSGFEGLGDNTPWWNISTGIVLLLSRFIPIIGPIAIAGCLAEKKFIPEGSGTLKTDTLTFGFMTLAVIILIAALSFFPSLTLGPIAEQLQYFSK